The following coding sequences lie in one Bacteroides helcogenes P 36-108 genomic window:
- a CDS encoding LemA family protein, protein MIATIIIAAVLVIYLIAAYNGLVRRRNHADNAFATIDVMLKKRYDLIPNLVQTVKQYAEHEAGVLSEVVKLRNRAYSELTTDEKVKMDYDIRSVQRSFNVMVEQYPDLKASANFLHLQGSLNETEEQLAAARRTYNASVTDYNNSVQTFPSNLMASAAGFKTRLLLETPAEERANVNVKDLFK, encoded by the coding sequence ATGATTGCAACTATTATTATCGCGGCAGTACTTGTCATTTATCTCATTGCTGCCTACAATGGTCTGGTGCGCCGCCGCAACCATGCCGACAACGCCTTTGCCACCATCGACGTGATGCTGAAGAAGCGCTATGACCTCATCCCCAACCTGGTGCAGACCGTGAAGCAGTATGCCGAGCACGAAGCGGGCGTACTCTCCGAGGTGGTGAAGCTGCGCAACCGCGCCTACAGCGAACTCACCACGGACGAAAAGGTGAAGATGGACTACGACATACGCAGCGTACAACGTTCGTTCAACGTGATGGTGGAGCAATACCCCGACCTCAAGGCTTCGGCCAACTTCCTGCATCTGCAGGGATCGCTCAACGAGACCGAGGAACAGCTTGCCGCCGCACGCCGCACTTACAACGCCTCCGTCACGGACTACAACAACTCCGTGCAGACTTTCCCCTCCAACCTCATGGCCTCCGCCGCCGGTTTCAAGACACGCCTGCTGCTGGAAACGCCTGCCGAGGAACGGGCGAATGTGAATGTGAAAGACTTGTTCAAATAA
- a CDS encoding fimbrillin family protein, with product MRTMKHFSVMALLATAALCGCTDEATTPENPNFPQDGVMRFATSVNDVQTRSGYDSDNITTRDLSLWVTPTVSPKADYTRKSIILHHTTDGGWGTYSYLSDVGSYTPTTLLWQDKTTPVEVVASNFGGSSLGEYDLQTGAYISVTSVQYWDSHMTNSDFLYFRGIVNPTLTTDEKASDGSITTYALSNGKVRLPLRHINSKLNITLTLGTEFNASADGLGMGTDNPLTDVKVNNVYCDRQFNMVTGTFGEFKDYEDKEVTPGSITLTSGNSSSLGTWDKAATATDKAVATYECILIPQEATFSVSFTLGGKAYKWTSANAVTFDSGKAYTLALTVGKDAAIVSGISAKAWETGTPGNNGNLETE from the coding sequence ATGAGAACAATGAAACATTTTTCTGTAATGGCACTGTTAGCCACCGCCGCCCTATGCGGCTGCACGGACGAGGCGACAACGCCGGAGAACCCTAACTTCCCGCAAGACGGAGTGATGCGCTTCGCTACTTCGGTGAACGATGTACAAACCCGCTCGGGGTATGACAGCGACAACATCACCACGAGAGACCTCTCCCTGTGGGTCACCCCGACTGTGAGCCCCAAAGCGGACTACACCCGCAAGAGCATCATTCTGCACCACACCACCGATGGCGGCTGGGGAACTTATAGCTACCTAAGTGATGTCGGTTCCTATACCCCCACCACCTTGTTGTGGCAGGACAAGACCACTCCGGTGGAAGTAGTGGCAAGCAACTTTGGAGGAAGCTCTCTGGGGGAATATGACTTACAGACGGGAGCCTACATATCGGTAACATCCGTCCAATATTGGGACAGTCACATGACAAATTCCGACTTCCTTTACTTCCGCGGCATCGTGAACCCCACCCTCACCACGGACGAGAAGGCGAGCGACGGCAGCATTACCACCTACGCCTTGAGCAACGGCAAAGTCCGCCTGCCCCTGCGCCACATCAACTCCAAGCTGAACATCACGCTGACCTTAGGCACGGAGTTCAACGCCTCTGCCGATGGCTTGGGAATGGGCACGGACAATCCCCTCACGGATGTAAAGGTGAACAACGTATATTGCGACCGTCAGTTCAACATGGTTACCGGAACATTCGGAGAGTTCAAGGATTATGAAGATAAAGAGGTTACCCCCGGCAGCATCACCCTCACCAGCGGTAACTCCTCCTCCCTCGGCACTTGGGACAAAGCCGCCACTGCCACCGACAAAGCTGTGGCCACCTACGAGTGCATCCTCATCCCGCAGGAGGCCACATTCAGCGTCTCCTTCACCCTGGGCGGCAAGGCGTACAAGTGGACTTCCGCCAATGCCGTCACCTTCGACAGCGGCAAAGCCTACACCTTGGCTCTCACCGTGGGCAAGGATGCGGCAATTGTGAGCGGCATCAGCGCCAAGGCATGGGAAACCGGTACGCCGGGAAACAATGGAAACCTTGAAACCGAATAA
- a CDS encoding caspase family protein, whose product MKTNTIRKGLLLLFLLLAHCGGGLMAQTFYEVQYTDKQGYDNYGLMLYTDEENCTLYLRRHTTDGNDFTFRQLAYVSESNDKDEEDYLVMACEEDNTPIFIWLWDKEESEEQQLVPYVTLDEDEEPEDWLRAKSFVEAGLQALAPEYLEQFIDPASDLFKQIIEARNEAMEGEKTADTERQAAIANLGDGTGIHNYILAAANEAEIQEAEKQNPQTGNAGAAASGNKQSGQTNGDVKQSAAGSTCNVSDRPMMHLFIVANTEVADIGQACRVDYNNIRNEMKGIAQSIGIRVKEYDVTGAGYSKEGLQQQISSLRPSANDIVVFLYTGHGFRFDDQKDPYPMMALTNNDYQPLEGNYVALSDVYNAICKKGARLNIVLSDCCNSKLGERRPLEGNTLFSRGNNNFSRKRLTELFFNAKGSLLSTAASPGEYSWCDAAGGMFTLSFIQSLRREISAMSTGAVSWQSVVDNTLKNALQRSSNNAEAQNGLKKVAVSF is encoded by the coding sequence ATGAAAACGAATACAATCAGAAAAGGACTGCTGCTGCTCTTCCTGCTGCTGGCTCATTGTGGCGGCGGACTGATGGCGCAGACCTTCTACGAGGTGCAATACACCGACAAGCAGGGCTACGACAATTACGGGCTCATGCTCTATACCGACGAAGAGAACTGCACCCTCTACCTGCGCCGCCACACCACGGATGGCAACGATTTCACTTTCCGCCAGTTGGCCTACGTGTCCGAGAGCAACGACAAGGACGAGGAGGACTACTTAGTGATGGCGTGCGAGGAGGACAACACCCCCATCTTCATCTGGCTGTGGGACAAGGAAGAGAGCGAAGAGCAACAGCTTGTGCCCTACGTCACCTTGGACGAGGACGAAGAGCCGGAAGACTGGCTGCGTGCCAAGAGCTTTGTGGAAGCGGGCTTGCAGGCATTGGCTCCCGAATATCTGGAGCAGTTCATCGACCCGGCGAGCGACCTCTTCAAGCAGATAATCGAGGCGCGCAACGAGGCTATGGAGGGCGAAAAGACGGCCGACACCGAAAGGCAGGCTGCCATTGCCAATTTGGGCGACGGTACGGGCATCCACAACTACATCTTAGCAGCAGCGAATGAAGCAGAGATACAGGAAGCGGAGAAACAGAACCCGCAGACGGGCAATGCAGGGGCGGCAGCCTCCGGCAACAAGCAAAGCGGACAGACGAATGGAGACGTGAAGCAGTCTGCCGCTGGAAGTACCTGCAACGTCAGCGACCGCCCCATGATGCACCTCTTCATCGTGGCCAACACCGAAGTGGCGGACATCGGCCAGGCCTGCCGCGTGGACTACAACAACATCCGCAACGAGATGAAAGGCATTGCCCAGTCCATTGGCATCCGTGTCAAGGAATACGACGTGACGGGCGCGGGCTACTCCAAGGAAGGCCTGCAACAGCAGATATCCTCCCTGCGTCCCTCCGCCAACGACATTGTGGTCTTCCTCTACACGGGACACGGCTTCCGCTTCGACGACCAGAAAGACCCTTATCCCATGATGGCGCTCACTAACAACGACTACCAGCCGTTGGAGGGAAACTACGTGGCTCTGAGTGACGTTTACAACGCCATCTGCAAGAAAGGCGCCCGCCTCAACATCGTGCTGAGCGACTGCTGCAACTCCAAGTTGGGCGAACGCCGTCCGTTAGAGGGCAACACGCTCTTCAGCCGCGGCAACAACAACTTCTCGCGCAAGCGTCTGACGGAACTGTTCTTCAACGCCAAAGGTTCGTTGCTGAGCACTGCCGCCAGCCCCGGCGAGTATTCTTGGTGTGATGCCGCCGGAGGCATGTTCACGCTGAGCTTCATCCAGTCCCTGCGCCGCGAAATCAGCGCCATGAGCACGGGTGCGGTCAGTTGGCAGTCCGTGGTGGACAACACGCTGAAGAACGCCCTGCAACGAAGCAGCAACAATGCCGAGGCGCAGAACGGGCTGAAGAAGGTGGCAGTATCTTTTTGA